Proteins encoded together in one Hymenobacter monticola window:
- a CDS encoding class I SAM-dependent methyltransferase: MYYDPIKKTLGQVFNRTPWLRRLFYHLLDLLLLRTWHVHRELRRWAKGRTQEPLNILDAGSGYGQYTYWMSGLSDKWNILAVDVKEDQVADSNAFFRQLGRRNVQFAVQDLVLYQEPNSFDLALSVDVMEHILEDVEVFRNIHASLKDGGMLLISTPSDQGGSDVHDDGETSFIEEHVRDGYNIREIQQKLTTAGFERVEARYSYGEPGQISWRLSMKYPILMLGKSRLFFILLPFYYLVVFPFCLLLNWFDARTTHDSGTGLIVKAWK, translated from the coding sequence TTGTACTACGACCCGATTAAGAAGACGCTCGGCCAGGTTTTCAACCGCACGCCGTGGCTGCGCCGCCTGTTTTACCACCTGCTCGATTTGCTGCTGCTGCGTACCTGGCACGTGCACCGCGAGCTGCGCCGCTGGGCCAAGGGCCGTACCCAGGAGCCGCTGAATATCCTAGATGCCGGGTCCGGCTACGGCCAGTACACCTACTGGATGAGCGGCCTGAGCGACAAGTGGAACATTCTGGCCGTGGACGTGAAGGAAGACCAAGTGGCCGACTCAAACGCGTTTTTCCGCCAACTTGGGCGGCGCAACGTGCAATTCGCCGTGCAGGATTTGGTGCTGTATCAGGAGCCCAACTCCTTCGATTTGGCCCTGTCCGTCGACGTGATGGAGCACATTCTGGAAGACGTGGAGGTGTTTCGCAACATCCACGCTTCGCTCAAGGACGGCGGCATGCTGCTCATTTCGACCCCTAGCGACCAGGGCGGCTCCGACGTGCACGACGACGGCGAAACCAGCTTCATCGAGGAGCACGTGCGCGACGGCTACAACATCCGCGAAATCCAGCAGAAGCTCACTACGGCCGGTTTTGAGCGCGTGGAAGCCCGCTATTCCTACGGCGAGCCCGGCCAGATTTCGTGGCGCCTGAGCATGAAGTACCCCATTTTGATGCTCGGCAAGTCGCGCCTGTTTTTTATCCTCCTGCCGTTCTATTACTTGGTGGTGTTTCCCTTCTGCCTGCTGCTGAATTGGTTTGACGCCCGCACCACCCACGACTCCGGCACCGGCCTCATTGTGAAAGCCTGGAAATAG
- a CDS encoding ABC transporter permease, producing MRVPLLIARRYFRSKNKRNIITIISNISMIGVAVGTMALIIVLSVFNGLEDLVRTLYGKSDPNLVISAAKGKAFPVDRAFLVKLENTPGVALLTEVIEDNALLQYHDRQMVVKMRGLSDNYFGQSQIDANIREGDHRLRRDSLELALVGAGVQHELSITLNNRLAPMRLLYPRNTPGKKALSTDPSNAFNEEDLIAGGVFLIEQHIDDSYIFVPLEFAQRLLGYSNRRTALYVKVGQSFEIEQVKNQLRKMLGPEFKVQDSDEQHVSLFKAIKVEKLFVFITFTLILLIASLNIFFSLSMLVIDKKKDIAVLLAMGASQKTVRRTFLYVGAIVALVGAATGLVLGVTLCWLQQRFGFVSMGMATSVVDAYPVKMQASDIVFTCMSIIFITLAVSIRPALNASRLDVRENL from the coding sequence GTGAGAGTTCCCCTCCTCATTGCCCGGCGCTACTTCCGCTCGAAGAACAAGCGCAACATCATCACCATCATTTCCAACATTTCGATGATTGGCGTGGCGGTGGGCACCATGGCGCTCATCATTGTGCTGTCGGTGTTCAACGGGCTGGAGGACTTGGTGCGCACGCTCTACGGCAAGTCGGACCCCAACCTCGTGATTTCGGCTGCCAAAGGCAAGGCTTTCCCGGTAGACCGTGCTTTCCTGGTGAAGCTGGAAAACACGCCCGGCGTGGCCCTGCTCACCGAAGTCATCGAGGACAACGCCCTGCTGCAGTACCACGACCGCCAGATGGTGGTGAAAATGCGCGGCCTTTCGGACAACTACTTCGGCCAGAGCCAGATTGACGCCAACATTCGGGAGGGCGACCACCGCCTGCGCCGCGACAGCCTGGAGCTGGCCCTGGTGGGCGCCGGTGTGCAGCACGAACTCAGCATTACGCTGAATAACCGCTTGGCGCCTATGCGCCTGCTCTACCCACGCAACACGCCTGGCAAAAAAGCCCTCAGCACCGACCCCAGCAACGCATTCAACGAAGAAGACCTGATTGCGGGCGGCGTGTTCCTCATCGAACAGCACATCGACGACAGCTACATTTTCGTGCCCCTCGAATTTGCCCAGCGCCTGTTGGGCTACAGCAACCGCCGCACGGCCCTCTACGTGAAGGTGGGCCAGAGCTTCGAGATTGAGCAGGTGAAAAACCAGTTGCGCAAGATGCTCGGCCCCGAATTCAAGGTGCAGGACTCCGACGAGCAGCACGTGAGCTTGTTCAAGGCCATCAAGGTGGAAAAGCTGTTCGTTTTCATCACCTTCACGCTCATTCTGCTCATTGCCTCGCTCAACATCTTTTTCTCGCTCTCGATGCTCGTCATCGACAAGAAAAAGGACATTGCGGTGCTGCTGGCCATGGGCGCCAGCCAGAAAACGGTGCGCCGCACCTTCCTCTACGTGGGCGCTATTGTGGCCTTGGTGGGCGCGGCCACGGGCCTCGTGCTGGGCGTGACCCTGTGCTGGCTGCAGCAACGCTTCGGCTTTGTGAGCATGGGCATGGCCACGAGCGTGGTGGACGCCTACCCGGTGAAAATGCAGGCTTCGGACATTGTTTTCACGTGCATGTCCATCATTTTCATCACGCTGGCCGTGAGCATCCGGCCAGCCCTGAACGCCAGCCGCCTGGACGTGCGCGAGAATTTATAA
- a CDS encoding SNF2-related protein, giving the protein MKVSTAEPFQIVYSLFEHEFLGHLFAAYVVQLGPRGQLTLQHQTVSGKNAHEFAAGLDATDFELVELCDQIQQEAVVKEFWPRKIATAEFFLKTYNAEKGDKPLQEVISKHVQARMGAILARLAGKCVFIMGRDGEPTWKEIALAPAKASILFHFRRNEEGTHYFPTIQYQGQKLDFQYKDAVLVCLQPAWLLLNDLLYSFRTEVDGKKLLPFLKKKFIVVPRNVEESYFQKFVAPLMESFEVHARGFDIRSERYVARPRLTFSDTLPAAPAPEAPVRPPGPPRRGRIPLPKPAAPLLTGAETEQIHFELSFRYGPHLMPLGTNKPVSVHLEKTADSYVFHRLLRNPEQEQATVEELRARHLTVENGHATLPKAEAFKWLHDNTPALAELGYTVEAADSATKSYFIGPTSVHVGIQEAGDWFDVRGTVRFGDIEVPFIRLRGHILQRRREFKLPNGQIAIIPEEWFTDYLELFAFGEETEEGLNLRRHHLALVADLQSNELATVRMGRKLEKLRDFAEVEDHPLPLGFHGELRPYQKAGYNWLRFVQDFHFGGCLADDMGLGKTIQTLAMLQHRHESGENQGAASLLVLPTSLVFNWLTEAEKFTPDLRILAYTGTYRDKNPDRFADYDVVLTSYGIVRLDTELLASYKFDYVILDESQAIKNPSSTTSQAVRQLRSKHRLILTGTPVENSTMDLWSQMSFINPGLLGTQAFFRKEFLKPIEKHQDEGRTRRLHALIKPFILRRHKAQVAKELPEKTEQLSYCPMTEEQAHAYEETKSFYRNKILQNLDEHGPASTQFLLLQGLTRLRQIANHPRLADENYTGESGKLREVLRMIRNVVAEGHKVLVFSQFVQHLALVRAALDERQMEYAYLDGATRDRPAEVARFQENEDLRIFLISLKAGGVGLNLTAADYVFILDPWWNPAVEAQAVDRAHRIGQLRPVFTYKFISQGTVEEKILALQRRKLALVSELIATDEAVIKHLTRADIEELLG; this is encoded by the coding sequence ATGAAAGTATCTACCGCAGAACCGTTTCAAATCGTTTACTCGCTCTTCGAGCACGAGTTCCTCGGCCACTTGTTTGCGGCCTACGTGGTGCAGCTCGGGCCCCGGGGCCAGCTCACGCTGCAGCACCAGACGGTGTCGGGCAAAAACGCCCACGAATTTGCCGCTGGCCTCGACGCCACCGATTTTGAGCTGGTAGAGCTTTGCGACCAGATTCAGCAGGAAGCGGTGGTGAAGGAATTCTGGCCCCGCAAAATCGCCACGGCCGAGTTTTTCCTCAAAACTTATAACGCCGAAAAGGGCGACAAGCCGCTGCAGGAAGTTATTTCCAAGCACGTGCAGGCCCGCATGGGGGCCATTCTGGCGCGGCTGGCAGGCAAGTGCGTGTTCATCATGGGCCGCGACGGTGAGCCGACCTGGAAAGAAATTGCCTTGGCGCCAGCCAAGGCATCCATCCTCTTTCACTTCCGCCGCAACGAGGAAGGCACGCACTATTTTCCCACCATTCAGTACCAGGGCCAGAAGCTCGATTTTCAGTATAAAGATGCCGTGCTGGTGTGCCTGCAGCCCGCCTGGCTGCTGCTAAACGACCTGCTCTACTCCTTCCGCACCGAGGTGGATGGTAAGAAGCTACTCCCATTCTTGAAGAAGAAATTCATCGTGGTGCCCCGCAACGTGGAAGAAAGCTACTTCCAGAAGTTTGTGGCGCCGCTCATGGAGTCGTTCGAGGTGCACGCCCGCGGCTTCGACATCCGCTCGGAGCGCTACGTGGCGCGGCCCCGCCTCACGTTCAGCGACACCCTGCCCGCCGCGCCTGCACCCGAAGCGCCCGTGCGCCCGCCCGGGCCGCCGCGCCGGGGCCGCATTCCGCTGCCCAAGCCCGCGGCGCCCCTGCTCACCGGCGCCGAAACCGAGCAGATTCACTTCGAGTTGAGCTTCCGCTACGGCCCACACCTCATGCCGCTGGGCACCAACAAGCCCGTGAGCGTGCACCTGGAGAAAACGGCCGACAGCTACGTGTTCCACCGCCTGCTACGCAACCCCGAGCAGGAGCAAGCAACCGTGGAGGAGCTGCGCGCCCGCCACCTCACCGTGGAAAACGGCCATGCCACCCTGCCCAAAGCCGAGGCTTTCAAGTGGCTGCACGACAACACCCCCGCCCTGGCTGAGCTGGGCTACACCGTAGAAGCCGCCGACTCGGCCACTAAAAGCTACTTCATCGGGCCCACCAGCGTGCACGTGGGCATTCAGGAAGCTGGCGACTGGTTTGATGTGCGCGGCACCGTGCGCTTCGGCGACATTGAGGTCCCGTTTATCCGGCTGCGCGGGCACATTTTGCAGCGCCGCCGCGAGTTCAAGCTGCCCAACGGCCAGATTGCCATCATTCCCGAAGAGTGGTTTACGGATTACCTGGAGCTGTTTGCCTTTGGCGAAGAAACAGAGGAGGGCCTGAATCTGCGCCGCCACCACCTGGCCCTGGTGGCCGATTTGCAAAGCAACGAGCTGGCCACGGTGCGCATGGGCCGCAAGCTGGAAAAGCTGCGCGACTTTGCCGAGGTGGAAGACCATCCGCTGCCGCTGGGCTTCCACGGCGAACTGCGCCCCTACCAAAAGGCCGGCTACAACTGGCTGCGCTTCGTGCAGGACTTCCATTTCGGCGGCTGCCTGGCCGACGACATGGGGCTTGGCAAGACCATTCAGACGCTGGCCATGCTGCAGCACCGCCACGAAAGCGGTGAAAACCAGGGGGCTGCCTCGCTGTTGGTGCTGCCCACGTCGCTGGTGTTCAACTGGCTGACGGAGGCCGAAAAGTTCACGCCCGACCTGCGCATTTTGGCTTACACCGGCACCTACCGCGACAAAAACCCCGACCGGTTTGCCGACTACGACGTGGTGCTGACCAGCTACGGCATCGTGCGGCTCGATACCGAGCTGCTGGCCAGCTACAAATTCGACTACGTGATTCTGGACGAGTCGCAGGCCATCAAAAACCCGTCGAGCACCACCTCGCAGGCCGTGCGGCAGCTGCGCTCCAAGCATCGGCTCATCCTCACGGGTACGCCGGTGGAAAACAGCACCATGGACTTGTGGTCTCAGATGTCGTTCATCAACCCTGGCTTGCTGGGCACGCAGGCGTTTTTCCGTAAGGAATTCCTTAAGCCCATTGAGAAGCACCAGGACGAAGGGCGTACCCGCCGCCTGCATGCCCTCATCAAGCCGTTTATTCTGCGCCGACACAAGGCCCAAGTGGCCAAGGAGCTGCCCGAAAAGACCGAGCAGCTCAGCTACTGCCCCATGACGGAAGAGCAGGCCCACGCCTACGAAGAAACTAAGAGCTTCTACCGCAACAAGATTCTGCAGAACCTGGACGAGCACGGCCCGGCCAGCACGCAGTTTCTGCTGCTGCAGGGCCTCACGCGCCTGCGCCAGATTGCCAACCATCCACGCCTAGCCGACGAGAACTACACCGGCGAGTCGGGCAAGCTGCGCGAGGTGCTGCGCATGATTCGCAACGTGGTGGCCGAGGGACACAAGGTATTGGTTTTTAGCCAGTTTGTGCAGCACCTGGCGCTGGTGCGGGCGGCGCTTGATGAGCGGCAAATGGAATACGCCTACCTCGACGGCGCGACCCGCGACCGGCCCGCCGAGGTGGCCCGCTTCCAGGAAAACGAGGACCTGCGCATCTTCCTCATCAGCCTGAAAGCCGGCGGCGTGGGCCTTAACCTCACCGCGGCCGACTACGTGTTCATCCTCGACCCCTGGTGGAACCCCGCCGTGGAAGCCCAAGCCGTGGACCGCGCCCACCGCATCGGCCAGCTCCGGCCGGTTTTCACCTACAAATTCATCTCGCAGGGCACGGTGGAAGAGAAAATCCTGGCCTTGCAACGGCGCAAGCTGGCTTTGGTGAGCGAGTTGATTGCGACAGACGAGGCTGTTATAAAGCACCTCACGCGCGCTGATATAGAGGAACTACTGGGGTAA
- a CDS encoding curli production assembly/transport protein CsgE, whose amino-acid sequence MTPTDSLLWWPRLVVAILVLLAGHQVHAQPTRKLPEKRTVTPSTAPQPSNQLSAFKTEEALRMLLRADSIASQRQRAKLGPESSGLVVDQTITKIGHDFYDQFYSRWEAPAGISDFTVIVGEKPSRGNNAIITVTVNDEELLEFPLQGKEDLVAEASQQAVEYAANSLQQAQYLSQQLESGNKQPLESY is encoded by the coding sequence ATGACGCCTACTGACTCTTTGCTTTGGTGGCCGCGGTTGGTTGTTGCTATACTCGTGCTGTTGGCAGGTCATCAAGTGCATGCGCAACCTACTAGAAAGCTACCTGAGAAAAGGACTGTAACGCCCTCCACGGCTCCACAACCGTCGAACCAGTTGTCAGCGTTCAAAACGGAGGAAGCCCTCCGAATGCTACTCCGCGCCGATTCGATAGCCTCCCAACGCCAACGAGCCAAATTAGGACCTGAGTCGAGCGGTCTGGTAGTGGACCAGACCATCACCAAAATAGGCCACGACTTCTACGACCAGTTTTACAGCCGGTGGGAAGCCCCAGCCGGCATCAGCGACTTCACTGTCATTGTGGGCGAGAAACCTTCGCGTGGCAATAACGCCATCATCACGGTAACCGTCAACGACGAAGAACTGCTGGAATTTCCCTTGCAGGGCAAAGAAGACTTGGTTGCCGAAGCATCCCAGCAAGCAGTTGAATACGCAGCAAATTCGCTGCAGCAAGCCCAATATCTTAGCCAACAGTTGGAGAGTGGCAACAAGCAGCCCCTTGAATCCTACTAG
- a CDS encoding curli production assembly/transport component CsgF: MKQILTLLGIITSLLLGQCAQAQDFVYEPKNPAFGGGNTFNYSWLLSSAQAQSTIVDPATKTTAATQDPLASFTASLNQQVLAQLSSRLIANQFGQGAIKPGNYTVGNYQIQITPGASGIGVQVTDTSTGNQTTITIPNGF; encoded by the coding sequence ATGAAACAAATATTGACTCTTCTTGGCATCATTACCTCGTTGCTATTAGGCCAATGCGCTCAAGCACAAGACTTTGTGTATGAACCCAAAAACCCTGCTTTCGGCGGCGGCAACACCTTCAACTACTCGTGGCTGCTGAGTTCGGCCCAGGCGCAATCCACCATTGTAGACCCAGCCACCAAAACCACGGCCGCCACCCAAGACCCGTTGGCTAGTTTCACTGCCAGCCTCAACCAGCAGGTGCTGGCACAGTTAAGCAGCCGCCTCATTGCCAACCAATTTGGTCAAGGTGCCATCAAGCCCGGCAATTACACCGTTGGCAATTATCAAATTCAAATCACGCCCGGTGCAAGCGGCATCGGTGTGCAAGTCACCGACACTTCCACCGGTAACCAAACCACTATTACTATCCCGAACGGCTTCTAA
- a CDS encoding CsgG/HfaB family protein, whose translation MLLRRLLTAAVLLLPAGLGGCASYFHQTFINPEPARLGAEVNGNELWRHLPPARQRVVVAVYKFRDQTGQYKPQANGSSFSTAVTQGATTILLRALEESQWFDPIERENLGNLLNERKIIRSTRDEYAQQTGQRQPNLPPLLFAGIILEGGIISYDSNIITGGAGLRYFGAGASGQYRQDRVTVYLRAISTNTGKILKTVYTSKTILSQQVDASLFQFVAFKRLLETETGFTYNEPSEMAVKDAIEKSVQSLIYEGLLVNIWASADTAATRSLPIQAYLREKQENLSIDPLGRQTTFRRRPLGVGFNGAVQLYQGDYALPQYRAAGELTLRYRLGDGYFSTFLNVGRGALAAGPNGNYFTQRFNYADVGLLACLFPYDRFSPYVLAGVGASSKSFSNFSSSNNLVPQAVVGVGAEFLVSSKLGIQAGIDNHFYLNDRIDQVVQGRYNDSYWGGRLGLNLYIGKAKSKNYL comes from the coding sequence ATGCTCCTGCGTCGATTGCTGACGGCCGCAGTGCTCCTGTTACCGGCAGGGCTCGGCGGCTGCGCTTCTTATTTTCACCAAACTTTTATAAACCCCGAACCGGCTCGGCTCGGGGCCGAAGTAAACGGGAACGAACTCTGGCGCCACTTGCCCCCCGCTCGGCAGCGGGTGGTGGTCGCGGTTTATAAATTCCGTGACCAAACCGGGCAGTACAAGCCCCAAGCGAACGGCTCGAGCTTTTCGACAGCCGTGACTCAGGGCGCCACTACTATCTTATTGCGAGCCTTGGAGGAGTCGCAATGGTTTGACCCTATCGAGCGAGAAAACCTAGGCAATTTGCTGAACGAACGCAAAATCATTCGTTCCACGCGCGATGAGTACGCTCAGCAAACCGGCCAGCGCCAACCCAACCTGCCGCCTTTGCTTTTTGCGGGCATCATCTTGGAAGGCGGCATCATCTCCTACGATTCCAACATCATTACCGGCGGGGCTGGCCTGCGCTATTTTGGGGCAGGCGCTTCGGGCCAGTACCGCCAAGACCGGGTAACGGTTTACCTGCGGGCCATCAGCACTAATACGGGCAAGATTTTAAAGACGGTCTATACGTCGAAGACAATTCTTTCTCAGCAGGTCGACGCCAGTTTGTTTCAATTCGTCGCCTTCAAGCGCCTGCTCGAAACCGAAACGGGTTTCACTTACAACGAGCCCAGCGAAATGGCTGTGAAAGACGCCATTGAAAAATCCGTACAGTCGCTAATTTACGAGGGCTTACTGGTCAACATCTGGGCCTCGGCGGATACGGCTGCTACCCGGAGCCTGCCTATACAAGCATACTTGCGCGAAAAACAAGAAAACCTATCAATTGACCCATTGGGCCGGCAAACCACTTTCCGCCGCCGGCCGCTGGGCGTTGGCTTCAATGGAGCGGTGCAGCTTTATCAAGGTGATTATGCTTTGCCTCAGTATCGGGCTGCCGGCGAATTGACCTTGCGCTACCGCTTGGGCGATGGGTACTTTAGCACATTTTTGAACGTAGGGCGGGGCGCACTAGCCGCGGGCCCCAACGGAAACTATTTCACCCAGCGGTTCAATTACGCCGACGTAGGCCTGTTAGCTTGCCTGTTTCCATACGACCGGTTCTCGCCTTACGTGCTTGCGGGCGTCGGAGCATCGTCCAAAAGCTTTTCGAACTTTAGCAGTTCCAATAACCTGGTGCCGCAAGCGGTGGTAGGTGTGGGGGCCGAATTTTTAGTATCGTCAAAGCTTGGCATTCAAGCAGGTATCGATAACCATTTTTACCTCAACGACCGCATCGACCAAGTCGTGCAAGGGCGTTATAACGACTCCTACTGGGGGGGGCGATTGGGCTTAAACCTTTACATTGGTAAGGCCAAGTCAAAAAATTATTTATAA
- the csgH gene encoding curli-like amyloid fiber formation chaperone CsgH → MFFILLLLSALQEPERPAPCKARLEMQQQDGLLTVVGHCRNMLSTSSKYRYELSFLREGKNGRSQNTQGGEFELGPQQDVSLSRTCVNASQQDSYRIHLRVLDLHGNVVAQDSVFQHSTPANSK, encoded by the coding sequence ATGTTTTTCATATTGTTACTATTATCGGCCTTGCAGGAGCCAGAGCGCCCCGCTCCCTGCAAGGCCAGGCTTGAAATGCAACAGCAGGATGGATTGCTAACCGTTGTGGGTCATTGCCGCAATATGTTATCTACTTCCAGCAAGTACCGCTACGAATTATCGTTTTTGCGCGAAGGGAAAAACGGCCGCTCCCAGAATACGCAAGGAGGAGAGTTTGAACTGGGTCCGCAGCAAGACGTGTCGCTCTCGCGGACCTGTGTGAATGCTTCTCAACAAGATAGTTACCGCATACACCTTCGAGTACTGGACCTGCATGGCAACGTTGTAGCTCAAGATTCAGTGTTTCAACATTCTACTCCTGCAAATTCAAAATAG
- a CDS encoding carboxypeptidase-like regulatory domain-containing protein yields the protein MSFLPFVTWPRALGVCMSLMCLILLGACQDDLVEPAYFGSISGTVLDARTNLPLANASVSTNPATSTYVTNAQGKFEIKDVPAGKVSITITKADYQQTVSNVTVSDSQNADVTIQLLKSTSSTTVSAPDRPVPANQTTGLPNTVRLAWRPVNAVASDSLTYEVSLFESNNTSARTVALKSPRDTTVTVSNLRYNTTYFWYVTVRNPAGASARSPIWTFQTGNIIDNRYLFVRKAGNNSDVFAADITGATVTQLTFTTALEAAPQLNPNRDLIAYTSNVTGDWQLYTMNRDGSNQRQITFTGSFAVNNGGQAGAFRWSPDGSQLIYCSSDKLYRINRDGLSRTIVATAPLGKTFRECDWTAENGGHIVAQVVGTNIYDSAIYLYDANGTQQGAGAFIPDTPGRLDSPSFSLDGRSIVYTQDIAQFESSITVGRQINAHIFIKRLDGSATVDVSAGITGSGTTTGKTNGTNDLTPRFSPTGSKLIFVNQDNDGVATPEIWTCNPDGSGRIKLFDNASMPDWK from the coding sequence ATGAGCTTTTTACCTTTTGTGACGTGGCCCCGGGCGCTTGGGGTCTGCATGTCATTGATGTGTCTGATTTTGCTAGGTGCTTGCCAAGACGACCTGGTTGAGCCTGCCTATTTCGGCTCCATTTCGGGGACAGTGCTTGACGCCCGTACGAACCTGCCATTGGCAAATGCGTCGGTATCTACCAATCCGGCTACCAGCACATACGTCACCAACGCTCAAGGCAAATTTGAAATCAAAGACGTTCCGGCAGGTAAAGTATCGATTACGATAACCAAGGCTGACTATCAACAGACGGTTTCTAACGTTACGGTTAGCGACAGCCAAAACGCCGATGTAACCATTCAATTGCTCAAGTCTACGTCATCTACTACCGTCTCAGCTCCAGATAGGCCAGTGCCTGCAAATCAGACTACCGGTCTGCCCAATACTGTCCGCCTCGCGTGGCGGCCCGTGAATGCAGTAGCCAGTGACTCCCTGACTTATGAGGTATCGCTATTTGAAAGCAACAACACATCTGCTCGTACTGTCGCGCTAAAATCCCCCCGCGACACCACCGTAACGGTAAGTAACCTGCGCTACAATACCACCTATTTCTGGTATGTGACGGTTCGAAACCCTGCTGGGGCCTCAGCCCGCAGCCCTATTTGGACTTTTCAAACCGGCAATATTATCGACAACCGTTACTTATTTGTGCGTAAGGCGGGGAATAACAGCGACGTTTTCGCTGCCGACATAACTGGGGCCACTGTAACCCAACTTACTTTTACAACAGCGCTGGAAGCGGCTCCCCAGCTTAATCCAAATCGAGACCTAATTGCTTACACTTCCAATGTTACAGGCGATTGGCAGCTGTACACCATGAATCGAGACGGGTCGAATCAGCGACAGATTACGTTCACCGGTTCCTTTGCGGTCAATAATGGGGGGCAAGCCGGTGCTTTCCGCTGGTCGCCGGATGGCTCCCAATTGATTTACTGCAGTTCGGATAAGCTGTATCGCATCAACCGTGATGGACTAAGCCGTACGATTGTTGCCACAGCTCCTTTAGGCAAAACATTCCGTGAATGTGACTGGACAGCCGAAAACGGGGGACATATTGTTGCGCAGGTTGTTGGAACCAATATTTACGACTCCGCTATCTACCTGTACGATGCCAATGGTACTCAGCAAGGCGCCGGAGCGTTCATTCCGGATACGCCTGGCCGCCTCGACTCTCCAAGCTTCAGCTTGGATGGGCGAAGCATAGTCTATACCCAGGACATCGCTCAGTTTGAATCTTCCATCACCGTTGGCCGGCAGATAAACGCGCATATATTTATCAAACGCCTTGACGGGTCCGCTACAGTAGATGTATCGGCGGGCATTACCGGGTCTGGAACAACCACTGGTAAAACGAATGGTACCAATGATTTAACACCTCGCTTTTCTCCTACGGGGAGTAAATTAATCTTTGTGAATCAGGACAACGACGGGGTCGCCACTCCGGAAATCTGGACTTGTAACCCTGATGGGAGTGGTCGCATCAAGTTGTTTGACAATGCTTCTATGCCTGACTGGAAGTAA